Proteins encoded by one window of Vigna radiata var. radiata cultivar VC1973A chromosome 5, Vradiata_ver6, whole genome shotgun sequence:
- the LOC106760242 gene encoding RING-H2 finger protein ATL39-like codes for MEIVISLIMLFVGIAILVIIHVCIVGRVFRGNNTDEEGTQQRQNMSGMKRMLGEDNISDLKNLPCFVYEEAAAASASEERRGFSSSVDCAVCLESFKVGDFCRLLPNCNHTFHLHCIDSWILHTPICPICRTWVLSVREHQSYASENVEIVTS; via the coding sequence ATGGAGATTGTGATTTCTTTGATCATGTTGTTTGTGGGTATAGCGATTTTGGTGATTATCCATGTCTGCATCGTGGGGAGAGTCTTCAGAGGGAACAATACTGATGAAGAAGGTACTCAACAGAGGCAGAACATGAGTGGAATGAAAAGAATGTTGGGTGAAGACAACATTAGTGACCTCAAAAACCTTCCTTGCTTTGTGTACGAGGAGGCAGCAGCAGCATCAGCATCAGAAGAGAGAAGAGGGTTCAGCAGCTCAGTCGATTGTGCTGTTTGCTTGGAGAGTTTCAAGGTTGGTGATTTCTGCAGGTTGTTGCCCAATTGCAATCACACCTTCCATCTGCACTGTATAGACTCATGGATTCTCCACACACCCATCTGTCCCATTTGCAGAACATGGGTTCTTTCAGTAAGAGAACACCAAAGTTATGCTTCTGAGAATGTAGAAATTGTAACATCATAG